One Brassica napus cultivar Da-Ae chromosome A1, Da-Ae, whole genome shotgun sequence genomic region harbors:
- the LOC106399575 gene encoding dof zinc finger protein DOF3.4-like translates to MTTTSNTDAMRLHGVITANPPPATEQLPCPRCNSTNTKFCYYNNYNFSQPRHFCKSCRRYWTHGGTLRDIPVGGGTRKAAKRSRTCSSSAGSRSVPLQATPVLFPQSSISNGVSHTVTAPLDGKGSALSLSGSFTSLLNQKATATHGSGSVLGIGLGSGYDDVSFGLGRAVWPFSTVGDAGTTNVGSNGGHQGVVTIPATWQFEGLETNNAGGFVSGEYFAWPDLSITTSGNSHK, encoded by the coding sequence ATGACGACAACGTCTAACACCGACGCGATGAGACTTCACGGCGTAATAACGGCGAATCCTCCTCCGGCAACAGAGCAGCTCCCTTGTCCTCGCTGCAACTCGACCAACACGAAGTTCTGTTACTACAACAACTACAACTTCTCCCAGCCCCGTCACTTCTGCAAATCCTGCCGCCGTTACTGGACTCACGGCGGTACTCTCCGCGACATTCCAGTCGGCGGCGGTACTCGCAAAGCCGCCAAACGCTCCCGCACTTGCTCCTCCTCCGCCGGAAGCCGCAGCGTTCCGTTACAAGCGACACCTGTTCTGTTCCCTCAGTCGTCGATCTCTAACGGCGTTAGCCACACCGTAACCGCTCCTCTTGACGGAAAGGGAAGCGCTTTATCTCTCAGCGGCAGTTTCACCTCTCTGCTGAACCAAAAAGCCACTGCAACGCATGGATCCGGGTCGGTTCTCGGAATCGGGCTTGGGTCGGGTTATGATGACGTCAGCTTTGGACTCGGGAGGGCGGTGTGGCCGTTTTCAACTGTGGGTGACGCTGGGACGACGAATGTAGGGAGTAACGGTGGTCATCAGGGAGTTGTTACGATACCAGCCACGTGGCAGTTCGAGGGTTTAGAGACCAACAACGCCGGTGGGTTCGTCTCCGGTGAGTACTTTGCGTGGCCGGATCTCTCCATCACAACTTCAGGGAACTCACACAAATGA